DNA sequence from the Lysinibacillus sp. OF-1 genome:
ACTAGCCTCTCAACCTGGCATTCAGGAAAAAGGAGCCGTCGTAGCTATTGGCTTTGGTGTTTTACTGACGTCCTTCCTGCATATCGCAACTGTTAGACAAAGAAAAAACCTACGTGCTGGCTTCAGAATGTTTGTCGTACCTTATAGTTGCTTTATTGCCGTTTGTGTCGCACAGTATTTTCTTATTCCAATATTATCACTACCATTTATTTTGAGCAGTGGTGTTACATTATTTTTACTGTTTACTTTTTTATTATTTACCAATCAGTTACGAATCACTGATTTCCGCTACATCAAAAAATTAGCGAAGAAGGTTTAAGATTCTTTTAATTGGATGTGGAGCTTATGGTCTTCCCAAATACAAAAAAATACCGTTTCACTGTTTGTTATATTGTTTTTAGCTAGCTCACCCATTAACCAATCCACATCTTTATGCATGGTCAATAAATGTCTTTCTTGAATATCGCCATCGATAATAAGTGGATACACGAAAGCTTTTTCATCTTTTTTATAGATGGAAAGATTGCCTGATGGCTCTAAATAGGCAAATGCCACATCTGTCACTGATGCAACGCCATTTTCTCGTAATTGCTGACATAAATCATCTAAATTATAGCGGTGTTTTCGCATCTCACTCTCTAAAATAACACCATCTTTTACTAATAAAGCTGGGTCACCATCCACTAAATCTCGTATTTTTTTGAACTTTAACGATAAGTAAGCACTTAAAATTTGAATAAAGAGCAAAATAATGATAGGTAGTATGGCATTAAAGAGAGGATTTTTAAAGTCATCTAGCGCAAAAGCAGCAACTTCTGCAATCAATACAAATACAACCAAATCTATGACTGATAATTCTCCTACTTCTCGTTTACCCATTAAACGGAAAACAATGATAATAAACACATATAAAAAACAAGTTCGAAAAATAATATGGTAATATTCTTCCATAGAAACACCCCCATACTATCAAAGTGACCTTACTTATTGTTTTTTATACAATTTTCAAGGAATAGTCTCCACTTGTTCGTACACAATAACAAAGAACAAAATGCTTAACGACTATAAAAACAAACAAGGTGAGAACATGACAAGGAAAATAATTGTTTTCGTTGCTGTTTATATGCTCCTGTTGTTAATAAGCCCCTCCCTTATTTACGGATACCAAGAGCCGGAAATACCGGTTCTTATGTATCATCATTTAGAGGAACATATAAATAATACTACAGTTATTTCACCCGAAAATTTTGAAAATCAAATGAAGGCGCTGAAAGGTGCAGGATATCATACCATTTCTGTTCAGCAATTATATGATTACTTAAATGGGCAAACGCCATTACCTCCAAAGCCTATATTAATTACGTTTGATGATGGGTATTTAAGCAATTATGAAAAAGCATACCCTGTTTTAAAAAAATACGATATGCATGCAGAAATCTTTGTGATTGCAAGCCGAATCCTAGAAAATGATGAAAAAATTCAACAGCCAAAAGAAATTCCAAAGATGAGCTGGGAGCAGTTAAAGGAAATGAAGGATTATATGACAATTCAAAGTCACACATGGGATTTGCATTATAAATTACCTTCAGAAAACGGTAGGCTAAATGGTGCGGTATATGGACCAGGTTTTGTAGACGGACAACTTGAAAGTTATCATGCATATGAAGAAAGAGTTAGAAATGATTTTATTCGCTCACGAAAAATAATAAAAGAAAAAC
Encoded proteins:
- a CDS encoding DUF421 domain-containing protein is translated as MEEYYHIIFRTCFLYVFIIIVFRLMGKREVGELSVIDLVVFVLIAEVAAFALDDFKNPLFNAILPIIILLFIQILSAYLSLKFKKIRDLVDGDPALLVKDGVILESEMRKHRYNLDDLCQQLRENGVASVTDVAFAYLEPSGNLSIYKKDEKAFVYPLIIDGDIQERHLLTMHKDVDWLMGELAKNNITNSETVFFCIWEDHKLHIQLKES
- a CDS encoding polysaccharide deacetylase family protein encodes the protein MTRKIIVFVAVYMLLLLISPSLIYGYQEPEIPVLMYHHLEEHINNTTVISPENFENQMKALKGAGYHTISVQQLYDYLNGQTPLPPKPILITFDDGYLSNYEKAYPVLKKYDMHAEIFVIASRILENDEKIQQPKEIPKMSWEQLKEMKDYMTIQSHTWDLHYKLPSENGRLNGAVYGPGFVDGQLESYHAYEERVRNDFIRSRKIIKEKLGYEPIAISYPYGIHSPSTIKLAKEAGFKMAFVIQNKHVKRGDSLFTLSRITVNGKDSGEVLIHKIKTAN